The following coding sequences lie in one Zingiber officinale cultivar Zhangliang chromosome 2B, Zo_v1.1, whole genome shotgun sequence genomic window:
- the LOC122047836 gene encoding CBL-interacting protein kinase 29-like, producing MAESTVGEKAPAKVIFGNYELGRLLGRGSSAKVYHARHLPSGNSVAIKVFPNPRRPAGNPASASDSFIREISVLRRLRHRHIVRLHEVLASRSKVYLVLDHAKGGELFSRIDDHGRLSEDLARRLFHQLISAVAHSHSRGVFHRDLKPENLLLDEAGDLKVADFGFAALRRSSDGADHLLRTQCGTPTYVSPEILMGKRTNGYDGAKADIWSCGVILFVLVAGYLPFNGSNLMSLYRKIYRGHHRCPRWTPPDLRRLIARLLDPDPATRISIDGILRDPWFAQGLDANQRAALMRPLADEQKPRHHAGAGQLNAFDLIAFSSGLDLSGFFGEGESSDRERFTTFEPVDRVLDRVERVGKGEGFAVRKEKGAVVSTVVEGQNGELIVRVEVYRLAGGAAVVELEKGGGGAGTFCSEKLRPALCQPSGGCR from the coding sequence ATGGCTGAATCCACCGTCGGCGAAAAGGCTCCGGCGAAGGTCATATTCGGAAACTACGAACTGGGCCGCCTCCTCGGCCGCGGCTCCTCCGCCAAGGTCTACCACGCGCGCCACCTCCCATCCGGCAACTCCGTCGCCATCAAGGTCTTCCCCAACCCCCGCCGCCCCGCCGGGAATCCCGCCTCGGCTTCTGACTCCTTCATACGCGAGATATCTGTCCTCCGCCGCCTCCGCCACCGCCACATCGTCCGCCTACACGAGGTTCTCGCCTCCCGCTCCAAGGTCTACCTCGTCCTCGACCACGCCAAGGGCGGCGAGCTGTTCTCCCGCATCGATGACCACGGCCGCCTGTCCGAGGACCTCGCCCGCCGGCTCTTCCACCAGCTGATCTCCGCCGTCGCCCACTCCCACTCCCGCGGCGTCTTCCACCGGGACCTCAAACCCGAGAATCTCCTCCTGGACGAGGCCGGCGACCTCAAGGTCGCTGATTTCGGATTCGCCGCCCTCCGACGCTCCTCCGATGGCGCCGACCACCTCCTCCGCACCCAATGCGGGACGCCGACCTACGTCTCGCCGGAGATCCTGATGGGGAAGCGAACGAACGGCTACGATGGGGCGAAGGCGGACATCTGGTCCTGCGGCGTCATCCTCTTCGTGCTCGTCGCCGGCTATCTCCCCTTCAACGGCTCCAATCTCATGTCTCTTTACCGCAAAATCTACCGCGGCCACCACCGCTGCCCTCGGTGGACGCCGCCCGACCTCCGCCGCCTCATCGCACGCCTCCTCGACCCCGATCCGGCCACTCGCATCTCGATCGACGGCATCCTCCGCGACCCCTGGTTCGCCCAGGGCCTCGACGCAAATCAAAGGGCGGCCCTCATGCGGCCCCTCGCCGACGAACAAAAGCCCCGACACCACGCCGGCGCCGGCCAACTCAACGCCTTCGATCTCATCGCCTTCTCCTCCGGGCTTGACCTTTCGGGCTTCTTTGGGGAAGGAGAATCATCGGACCGGGAGCGGTTCACGACATTCGAACCGGTGGACCGGGTTCTGGATCGGGTCGAGCGAGTGGGAAAGGGCGAGGGTTTCGCGGTGAGGAAGGAGAAGGGGGCGGTGGTGTCGACAGTGGTGGAGGGGCAAAACGGAGAGTTGATAGTTAGGGTTGAAGTTTACCGGTTGGCCGGCGGTGCGGCGGTGGTGGAGTTGGAGAAGGGCGGCGGAGGCGCTGGAACCTTCTGCAGCGAGAAGCTGAGGCCGGCGTTGTGCCAGCCGTCCGGCGGCTGTCGGTGA
- the LOC122047837 gene encoding uncharacterized protein LOC122047837 — MGNSLRCCLACVLPCGAFDVVRIVHLSGQVEEHSCSVSAGEILAANPGHVLSKPCSSQGGSTVRRRILIVSPEAELRRGDIYFLIPAATTTLHDHKKKFHNHNGKVANHQQQQQQHEPDKHRQCMNQESPTEKKLSQSHRHRGRTGRVGVWRPHLESICEGL, encoded by the coding sequence ATGGGCAACAGCCTGAGATGCTGCTTGGCCTGCGTCCTGCCGTGCGGCGCGTTCGATGTTGTCCGAATTGTCCACCTCAGTGGCCAGGTGGAGGAGCACAGCTGCAGCGTCAGCGCTGGGGAGATCCTGGCTGCCAACCCTGGCCACGTCCTCAGCAAGCCCTGCAGCTCCCAGGGAGGAAGCACTGTGCGACGGCGCATCTTGATTGTGTCCCCGGAGGCTGAGCTCCGGCGCGGAGACATTTACTTCCTCATCCCGGCTGCAACCACAACCTTGCACGATCACAAGAAGAAATTTCACAACCACAATGGCAAGGTAGCAAACcaccagcagcagcagcagcagcatgaGCCTGATAAGCATAGACAGTGCATGAACCAGGAGAGCCCAACTGAGAAGAAGCTGAGCCAGAGCCACCGTCACCGCGGTCGGACCGGCAGGGTCGGGGTCTGGCGACCGCACCTCGAGAGCATTTGTGAAGGCTTGTGA